A window from Pseudomonas sp. Tri1 encodes these proteins:
- a CDS encoding ABC transporter substrate-binding protein has product MRLTLSLLLITLVFGSVHAADLQPLRVANQKSTIKALLEVSGELKDVPYDIQFSEFPAAAPLGEALNAGAVDIGALGDAPYAFALGAGASLKVVSIIHAEGRNTTAILVPKDSPIKAVADLKGKRIVTTRGSIGHYLAIKALRSAGLSTADVEFVFLLPSESRLVLDNGTADAWSTWDPFTTVVTAQSQAKVLVSGSNLLSNHLYLAATSQAIADKRQQLDDFVARVDRAYRWSNDHPNEYAAAQAKITGLPLEVHLAVANATHMQPVVIDDAVVSGLQTTADIYQEEGLLTRHIDVSQGFDKSFNTLRAPLTQASR; this is encoded by the coding sequence ATGCGCCTGACCCTGTCCCTGCTGTTAATCACCCTTGTCTTTGGCTCGGTCCACGCCGCCGACTTGCAACCGCTGCGAGTCGCCAATCAGAAGTCCACCATCAAGGCCCTGCTGGAAGTGTCCGGCGAGCTCAAGGACGTGCCTTACGATATCCAGTTTTCCGAGTTCCCCGCCGCCGCGCCACTGGGCGAGGCGCTGAATGCCGGTGCCGTGGATATCGGCGCCCTGGGCGATGCTCCCTACGCGTTCGCCCTGGGCGCCGGAGCGTCGCTCAAGGTCGTCAGCATCATCCACGCCGAAGGACGCAACACGACCGCCATTCTTGTTCCCAAGGATTCCCCTATCAAGGCTGTCGCCGATCTCAAGGGCAAGCGCATCGTCACTACACGTGGCTCCATCGGGCACTACTTGGCTATCAAGGCCCTGCGCAGCGCAGGCCTGAGTACCGCAGATGTGGAGTTCGTTTTCCTGCTGCCCAGCGAATCCCGGCTGGTGCTGGATAACGGCACCGCGGACGCCTGGTCGACCTGGGACCCCTTCACCACCGTCGTCACCGCGCAAAGCCAGGCCAAGGTCCTGGTCAGCGGCAGCAACCTGCTGAGCAATCATCTCTATCTCGCCGCCACCAGCCAAGCCATCGCCGATAAGCGCCAGCAATTGGACGACTTTGTCGCCCGGGTCGACCGAGCCTATCGCTGGAGCAACGACCACCCCAACGAGTATGCCGCTGCGCAGGCCAAAATCACTGGTTTGCCCCTGGAGGTGCACCTGGCGGTAGCCAACGCGACCCACATGCAGCCGGTGGTCATTGACGACGCGGTAGTCAGTGGCCTGCAGACAACCGCTGACATTTATCAGGAGGAAGGCCTGCTGACTCGACACATCGATGTCTCCC
- a CDS encoding rhodanese-related sulfurtransferase: MSTVRTRSYSQIRQALLNREELALIDVREEAPFAQGHPLFAANITLSKLELEVYSRIPRRDTPVTVYDNGEGLADIARQRLQGLGYVNVSVLEGGLEGWRKAGGELFIDVNVPSKAFGELVESQRHTPSLAAEEVKALLDNEADVVVLDARRFDEYQTMSIPGGISVPGAELVLRARALAPDPSTRIIVNCAGRTRSIIGTQSLINAGIANPVSALRNGTIGWTLAGQTLEHGQSRRFADSGEEHRDIAAGDARRVADKALVGRATLADLHRWQQEPTRSTYLFDVRTPEEFEAGHLPASRSTPGGQLVQETDHFASVRGARLVLVDDDGVRANMTGSWLAQLGWDVYVLDDLQPAHFSEQGSWKAPVPVPPQAEEISPDTLAQWLAEGDTVVLDFTSSANYVKRHIPGAWWVLRAQLSEALSKVSPAQRYVLTCGSSQLARLAVAEVEAITGKAVFLLRDGTAAWIAAQLPLEHGETRLASPRIDRYRRPYEGTDSPREAMQAYLDWEYGLVDQLARDGTHGFYVI, translated from the coding sequence ATGAGCACCGTACGTACCCGCTCCTACTCGCAGATTCGCCAGGCGTTGCTGAACCGTGAAGAGCTGGCCCTCATCGATGTGCGCGAAGAGGCTCCCTTCGCCCAGGGCCATCCATTGTTTGCAGCCAACATTACGCTGTCGAAGCTGGAACTCGAGGTCTACTCGCGCATCCCGAGGCGCGACACCCCGGTGACGGTCTACGACAATGGTGAAGGCCTGGCCGACATTGCGCGCCAACGCCTGCAAGGCCTGGGTTACGTCAATGTGAGCGTGCTCGAAGGCGGCCTGGAAGGCTGGCGCAAGGCCGGCGGCGAACTGTTCATCGACGTCAATGTGCCGAGCAAGGCCTTTGGTGAACTGGTGGAAAGCCAGCGCCATACACCGTCCCTGGCGGCGGAAGAGGTCAAGGCGCTGCTCGACAACGAGGCCGACGTGGTGGTGCTCGATGCCCGGCGCTTCGACGAATACCAGACCATGAGCATTCCCGGCGGCATCAGTGTACCGGGGGCGGAACTGGTGTTGCGTGCCCGGGCGCTGGCTCCGGATCCGTCAACCCGAATCATCGTCAACTGCGCCGGGCGCACCCGCAGCATCATCGGCACCCAGTCACTGATCAATGCGGGCATCGCCAACCCGGTGTCCGCCCTGCGCAACGGCACCATCGGCTGGACCCTGGCCGGCCAAACGCTGGAGCACGGCCAGTCGCGTCGATTCGCCGACAGTGGCGAGGAACATCGAGACATTGCCGCCGGCGATGCTCGCCGCGTTGCCGACAAGGCGCTGGTGGGTCGTGCCACCCTTGCCGACTTGCACCGCTGGCAACAGGAGCCGACACGCAGCACTTACCTGTTCGACGTACGCACCCCGGAGGAATTCGAGGCCGGTCACCTGCCCGCTTCCCGCTCCACCCCCGGCGGGCAACTGGTGCAGGAAACCGATCACTTCGCCAGTGTTCGCGGCGCGCGCCTGGTACTGGTCGATGACGACGGCGTACGGGCCAATATGACCGGCTCCTGGCTCGCGCAATTGGGTTGGGACGTGTACGTACTGGATGATTTGCAACCCGCGCACTTCAGTGAACAGGGCTCGTGGAAAGCTCCCGTTCCTGTGCCGCCACAGGCCGAGGAGATCAGCCCTGACACCCTTGCCCAGTGGCTGGCCGAGGGTGACACGGTGGTGCTGGATTTCACCAGCAGCGCCAACTACGTCAAGCGCCACATCCCGGGCGCCTGGTGGGTATTGCGCGCGCAACTGAGCGAAGCCTTGAGCAAGGTTTCGCCCGCTCAACGCTACGTCCTGACCTGCGGCAGTAGCCAGTTGGCACGACTGGCGGTCGCCGAGGTCGAGGCCATCACCGGCAAAGCCGTTTTCCTGCTGCGCGACGGCACCGCCGCCTGGATTGCTGCGCAATTGCCGCTGGAGCATGGCGAAACCCGCCTCGCCTCGCCGCGCATCGACCGTTACCGCCGGCCTTACGAAGGCACCGACAGCCCACGGGAAGCCATGCAGGCGTACCTGGATTGGGAGTATGGCCTCGTCGACCAACTGGCCCGCGACGGCACTCATGGTTTTTACGTCATCTGA
- a CDS encoding cysteine dioxygenase produces the protein MTQARHPERLRAFIGALAELIDGNPREGDLLHRGGKLLAQLVSHDDWLPEAFAKPDPERYQQYLLHADSRQRFSVVSFVWGPGQRTPIHDHRVWGLIGMLRGAEHSQGFARHPDGSLAPEGSPIHLLPGQVEAVSPRIGDIHQVSNAFDDQVSISIHVYGANIGAVRRAVYQPDGSEKLFISGYSNAFLPNIWDLSKESQAL, from the coding sequence ATGACCCAGGCCCGACACCCGGAGAGACTCAGAGCATTCATAGGCGCCCTGGCAGAGCTGATCGACGGCAATCCCCGCGAGGGTGATCTGCTGCATCGCGGCGGCAAGTTGCTTGCACAACTGGTCAGCCATGACGACTGGCTGCCCGAAGCGTTCGCCAAGCCAGACCCAGAGCGCTATCAGCAATACCTGCTGCACGCCGATTCGCGGCAGCGTTTCAGTGTCGTCAGTTTTGTCTGGGGGCCAGGGCAACGCACACCGATCCATGACCATCGGGTCTGGGGCCTGATCGGCATGTTGCGCGGTGCAGAGCATTCACAAGGCTTTGCTCGCCATCCCGATGGCAGCCTGGCACCCGAGGGTTCGCCGATTCATCTGCTGCCCGGCCAGGTCGAAGCCGTCTCTCCCCGGATCGGCGACATCCATCAGGTCAGCAACGCCTTCGACGACCAGGTCTCCATCAGCATCCATGTCTATGGCGCCAACATCGGCGCCGTACGCCGCGCGGTGTACCAGCCCGACGGCAGCGAGAAACTATTCATCTCCGGTTATTCCAACGCCTTCCTCCCCAATATCTGGGACCTGTCCAAAGAGAGCCAAGCCCTATGA
- a CDS encoding LysR family transcriptional regulator yields MKIDDIDAFVEVIRCQSISHAAETLQLTQPAITRRVQNFEQALGVELFDRNTKPLKPTLIGTRVYEQCRLILREMDALRELVATDAPPTGLLRLGVPQTIGDVVLLDALKHLRVEYPELRAQVATGWGSQLVGKIERGELDAAAALFPAGKIFPDNIVGESIGKMELVVVCAKAQLPKRPCKLADVYQNGWVLNPDGCGFRAGLQRTLSDQGLALRVNLETFGTELQLGLVADGLGLGLVPRPLLERSAHRDQLAAMPLKDFKPVMDLWLIYPHFLGNLQGPVDAFGKLVAGSLQKIKSAA; encoded by the coding sequence ATGAAAATTGACGATATTGACGCCTTTGTCGAAGTGATTCGTTGCCAGTCCATCAGCCATGCCGCCGAGACGTTGCAACTGACGCAACCGGCGATCACGCGGCGCGTGCAGAACTTCGAGCAGGCCTTGGGGGTGGAGTTGTTCGACCGCAATACCAAGCCGCTCAAACCGACCTTGATCGGTACGCGGGTCTATGAGCAATGTCGTTTGATCCTGCGGGAGATGGATGCGCTGCGCGAACTGGTCGCCACCGACGCGCCGCCTACCGGGTTGTTGCGCCTGGGCGTTCCGCAAACGATCGGTGATGTGGTGTTGCTCGATGCCCTCAAGCATTTGCGCGTCGAGTATCCCGAACTGCGCGCCCAGGTGGCCACGGGCTGGGGCAGTCAGTTGGTCGGCAAGATCGAGCGCGGCGAGTTGGATGCGGCGGCTGCATTATTTCCCGCTGGCAAGATTTTTCCCGACAACATTGTTGGCGAGTCGATCGGCAAGATGGAGTTGGTAGTGGTCTGTGCCAAGGCGCAACTGCCCAAGCGCCCATGCAAGTTGGCTGATGTCTACCAGAATGGCTGGGTACTCAATCCCGACGGCTGTGGTTTTCGCGCCGGGTTGCAGCGGACCTTGTCGGACCAGGGCTTGGCCCTGCGGGTCAACCTGGAGACCTTCGGCACTGAATTGCAATTGGGCCTGGTCGCCGATGGCCTGGGTCTTGGCCTGGTGCCGCGTCCGTTGCTGGAGCGCAGCGCCCACCGCGATCAGCTGGCGGCCATGCCCCTCAAGGACTTCAAGCCCGTGATGGACCTGTGGCTGATCTATCCGCACTTCCTCGGCAACCTGCAAGGGCCAGTGGATGCCTTTGGCAAGCTGGTGGCCGGATCGTTGCAGAAGATCAAGAGTGCTGCGTAA
- a CDS encoding class II aldolase/adducin family protein: MSSVSPLSSASKNVRQRVTPEEWEVRVKLAAAYRLAALFKWTDHIYTHFSARVPGPEEHFLINAFGLLFDEITASNLVKVDVDGTLVDDPTGLGINHAGYVIHSAIHGARPDLQAVLHTHTRDGIAVSAQRDGLLPISQHSIAFSGRVAYHGYEGIALDLDERERLVADLGDKSVLILRNHGLLTAGVSVEHAFQQLQGLERACNIQIAAQAAGNAELVFPPADVVAKVETQAEALKRGDGPGVARHWNALIRQLERTDLDYKN, encoded by the coding sequence ATGAGCAGCGTCAGCCCGCTATCCAGCGCCTCGAAAAATGTCCGCCAACGCGTCACTCCCGAGGAGTGGGAAGTGCGCGTGAAGCTGGCCGCAGCCTACCGGTTGGCGGCCTTGTTCAAGTGGACCGATCACATCTACACGCATTTTTCCGCGCGAGTGCCCGGGCCTGAAGAGCATTTCCTGATCAACGCGTTCGGGTTGTTGTTCGATGAAATTACCGCTTCCAACCTGGTCAAGGTCGACGTCGACGGCACCCTCGTCGACGACCCGACAGGACTTGGCATCAACCACGCCGGCTATGTGATCCATAGCGCGATCCATGGTGCGCGGCCTGATCTGCAAGCCGTTCTGCACACCCACACCCGCGATGGCATTGCGGTGTCCGCCCAGCGGGACGGCTTACTGCCGATCTCCCAGCATTCCATCGCCTTTTCCGGGCGGGTGGCCTACCACGGATATGAAGGCATTGCGCTGGACCTCGACGAGCGTGAACGACTGGTGGCGGACCTGGGGGACAAGAGCGTGCTGATCCTGCGCAACCATGGGCTACTGACCGCGGGCGTCAGCGTCGAACATGCGTTCCAGCAACTGCAAGGCCTGGAGCGCGCCTGCAACATCCAGATCGCGGCGCAGGCCGCTGGCAACGCCGAGCTGGTTTTCCCGCCGGCCGATGTCGTAGCCAAGGTCGAGACCCAGGCCGAAGCACTCAAGAGAGGCGATGGACCGGGGGTTGCGCGGCATTGGAATGCGTTGATCCGGCAGTTGGAAAGGACCGATCTGGACTACAAGAACTGA
- a CDS encoding LLM class flavin-dependent oxidoreductase, with product MSVEFIGFIGGHHASEIHPRSGAVLQPEYVEKVARAHEEAGFDRALVAFHSNSPDSTLIASHAASVTKNLKFLIAHRPGFVAPTLAARQFNTLDVFNGGRTAVHIITGGDDRELRADGSYIGKDERYARTDEYLDVLRQEWTREKPFDYQGKYYQFEGAHSDVKSPQQPHIPLYFGGSSAAAIAVAGKHADVYALWGETYEQVREVVNQVRAEAARHGRSIRFSLSLRPILADTEEQAWERAERILQQASALAKQNGFVRREPPNEGSRRLLAAAAQGSRLDKRLWTGIAGLLGAQGNSTSLVGTPEQVAEALLDYYDLGITTFLIRGFDPLEDAIDYGKRLIPLTRQLVAERERQAAEKVA from the coding sequence ATGAGTGTTGAATTTATCGGTTTCATCGGCGGCCACCACGCCTCGGAGATCCATCCACGCAGTGGCGCAGTCCTGCAACCCGAGTACGTGGAGAAAGTGGCCCGGGCTCACGAAGAGGCCGGTTTCGACCGGGCGTTGGTCGCGTTTCATTCCAATAGCCCGGACAGCACACTGATCGCTTCACACGCCGCCAGCGTGACGAAAAACCTGAAGTTCCTCATCGCCCATCGACCGGGGTTCGTTGCACCGACCCTGGCCGCTCGCCAGTTCAATACGCTGGATGTATTCAATGGCGGGCGCACCGCCGTCCACATCATCACCGGCGGCGATGATCGCGAGCTGCGTGCCGACGGTAGCTACATCGGCAAGGACGAGCGCTATGCCCGCACGGATGAATACCTCGACGTGCTGCGCCAGGAATGGACCCGCGAAAAGCCTTTCGACTATCAAGGCAAGTATTACCAATTCGAAGGCGCGCACTCGGACGTGAAGTCGCCGCAACAACCGCATATCCCGCTGTACTTCGGCGGGTCGTCGGCGGCCGCCATCGCGGTGGCGGGCAAGCATGCGGACGTCTATGCATTGTGGGGAGAAACCTACGAGCAAGTGCGCGAGGTGGTGAACCAGGTGCGTGCCGAAGCTGCCAGGCATGGTCGCAGCATCCGCTTCAGCCTGTCATTGCGACCGATTCTGGCAGACACCGAAGAGCAAGCCTGGGAGCGCGCCGAGCGCATCCTGCAACAGGCAAGCGCACTGGCCAAACAGAATGGATTCGTGCGCCGGGAACCACCGAACGAAGGCTCGCGACGCCTGCTGGCGGCGGCAGCCCAGGGCTCGCGCCTGGACAAGCGACTGTGGACCGGCATTGCCGGCCTGCTCGGCGCACAGGGTAACTCGACGTCTCTGGTGGGCACTCCGGAACAAGTGGCAGAAGCGCTGCTCGACTACTACGACCTGGGCATCACCACCTTCCTGATCCGCGGCTTCGATCCACTCGAAGACGCCATCGATTACGGCAAGCGCCTGATCCCCCTGACCCGGCAATTGGTAGCCGAGCGCGAGCGCCAGGCTGCGGAAAAGGTGGCCTGA
- a CDS encoding ABC transporter permease, with protein sequence MSDKIFETPGTSSSFFVEKTARLNAARKGASRLAPDWLRRWRTPEALLRLISPIVLLLLWELASRWGLIPPRVIAAPSQIGGTLWAMIVSGELGRHLLVSLQRALVGLSIGVTIGVIAALISGLSKRGEVVLDSPMQMLRTIPSLALVPLFILWFGIGEFTKIALIVIGTTFPVYLNLFAGIRNIDPKLIEAANTLGLSRRELIWHVILPGSLPSFFVGLRYSLGISWLALVFVEQINTTAGIGYLASDARDFMRTDVIVICLLIYSVLGLLIDGLIRTLERFALAWRPTFVRN encoded by the coding sequence ATGAGCGACAAGATTTTCGAGACACCGGGCACCAGCAGCTCTTTTTTCGTCGAGAAGACCGCGCGCCTCAACGCAGCGCGCAAAGGTGCGTCGAGACTGGCCCCCGACTGGTTGCGTCGTTGGCGCACGCCAGAGGCGTTGTTGCGCTTGATCAGTCCGATTGTGCTCCTGCTGCTGTGGGAGCTGGCGTCGCGCTGGGGCCTGATCCCGCCGCGGGTCATTGCCGCGCCGTCGCAGATCGGTGGAACGCTATGGGCCATGATCGTCTCGGGTGAGCTTGGCAGGCATCTGCTGGTCTCGCTGCAACGGGCGCTCGTGGGGCTGAGCATCGGCGTAACGATCGGCGTGATCGCGGCGCTGATCAGCGGCCTGTCGAAACGCGGCGAGGTAGTCCTCGATTCGCCGATGCAGATGCTGCGCACCATCCCTTCGCTGGCCCTCGTTCCGTTGTTCATTCTCTGGTTCGGCATTGGCGAGTTCACCAAGATCGCCCTGATCGTCATCGGCACCACTTTCCCGGTGTACCTGAATCTATTTGCCGGCATTCGCAATATCGACCCCAAGCTGATCGAGGCCGCCAACACCTTGGGCCTGAGCCGTCGAGAGTTGATCTGGCACGTGATCCTGCCCGGTTCCTTGCCCTCGTTTTTTGTCGGCCTGCGCTACTCCCTGGGAATTTCCTGGCTGGCGCTGGTTTTCGTCGAGCAAATCAACACCACCGCCGGCATCGGCTACCTGGCCAGTGATGCGCGAGATTTCATGCGCACCGACGTGATCGTGATTTGCTTGCTGATCTACAGCGTCCTCGGCCTGTTGATCGATGGACTGATCCGCACGCTGGAGCGATTTGCCCTGGCCTGGCGCCCAACTTTTGTGAGGAACTGA
- a CDS encoding ABC transporter ATP-binding protein has translation MSSIDLVEASKPTDAVAPVQLRNVVRQFGQQRVIDGLDLDIAPGEFVALLGASGSGKTTLLRSLAGLDSIDSGQLRVPRARAAVFQEPRLMPWKRAWKNVILGLRVPDAKTRAVEALTEVGLAHRLEAYPATLSGGEAQRVALARGLVREPKLLLLDEPFAALDALTRIRMHRLIIDLWRKHTPAVLLVTHDVDEAILLADRVIVLANGKIAEQLTIDLPRARDTGQEGFQNIRARLLKLLGVETLEPAAQANGAARQATASSVRRFAHG, from the coding sequence ATGTCGAGCATTGATCTTGTGGAGGCGTCCAAACCCACGGATGCCGTAGCGCCTGTGCAACTGCGCAATGTGGTGCGTCAATTTGGCCAACAGCGGGTCATCGATGGCCTGGACCTGGACATCGCCCCGGGGGAGTTCGTCGCGCTGCTCGGCGCCAGTGGTTCGGGCAAGACCACCTTGCTGCGCAGCCTGGCAGGACTCGACAGTATCGACAGCGGTCAACTGCGCGTGCCCAGAGCGCGGGCGGCAGTGTTCCAGGAGCCCCGGTTGATGCCCTGGAAACGGGCCTGGAAAAACGTGATTCTTGGCCTGCGCGTTCCCGATGCCAAGACCCGTGCGGTAGAAGCCCTGACCGAGGTGGGCCTGGCCCATCGGCTGGAGGCCTACCCGGCGACGCTGTCTGGCGGCGAAGCCCAGCGGGTGGCGCTGGCCCGCGGTCTGGTACGCGAGCCAAAGTTGTTGTTACTTGACGAGCCGTTCGCCGCGCTCGATGCGCTGACCCGGATCCGCATGCATCGGTTGATCATCGACTTATGGCGCAAACACACACCCGCTGTGTTGCTGGTGACCCACGATGTGGACGAAGCGATCCTGCTGGCCGATCGGGTCATCGTGCTGGCCAACGGCAAGATCGCTGAACAATTGACGATCGATCTGCCCAGGGCACGGGACACCGGCCAGGAAGGCTTCCAGAACATCCGTGCGCGCTTGCTGAAACTGTTGGGTGTTGAAACGCTGGAACCCGCGGCCCAGGCAAATGGCGCTGCACGTCAGGCTACGGCCAGCAGCGTCCGGCGTTTTGCCCATGGATGA
- a CDS encoding ABC transporter substrate-binding protein, which translates to MPRRTWKTTAVLLAGAALVLAGCKESNAPQSPRTKAPDLSSVTLVLGDQAKGLRTVVEASNALEGIEYKVQWANFQGAAPLFEALRAGAVDLAPAGDTPVLAAATGGTPLRIVAVRRGQSRGIAILVPPDSTIRSVADLKGRNVVVSSARGSISQYLLIRALANAGVDEKDVNVGFVLPTDALPAFNAGKIEAWATFGVYQAFAEQKGARVLLSGEGINSGLTFITASDEVLNDPLKRKALSDVLGRFAKAFEWAQDNRDEYARVFAKVNDIPLEVSQTLRSWGDESLVPVEAQDVQALQQVDDLFVAKKIFPHRVDVKALTDEQVFSPTPLALTQSESAR; encoded by the coding sequence ATGCCCAGGCGCACCTGGAAAACCACGGCCGTACTGTTGGCCGGTGCCGCGTTGGTGCTTGCAGGATGCAAAGAAAGCAACGCCCCCCAATCACCGAGGACCAAGGCTCCTGACTTGTCCAGCGTGACGTTGGTGCTGGGCGATCAGGCCAAGGGGTTGCGCACGGTGGTGGAAGCGTCGAACGCATTGGAAGGGATCGAGTACAAGGTGCAGTGGGCAAACTTCCAGGGCGCCGCGCCGTTGTTCGAAGCCCTGCGGGCCGGCGCTGTCGACCTGGCGCCGGCGGGCGATACACCGGTGCTTGCGGCGGCAACGGGAGGCACGCCGTTACGGATTGTCGCGGTGCGGCGCGGCCAGTCACGAGGCATCGCGATTCTGGTCCCGCCGGATTCAACGATCCGCAGTGTCGCCGATCTGAAAGGCCGCAACGTCGTGGTTTCGTCGGCCCGAGGCAGCATTTCCCAGTACCTGCTGATCCGCGCACTGGCCAACGCCGGGGTCGATGAGAAAGACGTCAACGTGGGGTTTGTCCTGCCGACCGATGCGTTGCCAGCGTTCAACGCCGGAAAAATCGAAGCCTGGGCGACGTTTGGTGTGTACCAGGCTTTCGCTGAGCAGAAGGGCGCCCGGGTCTTGCTCAGCGGCGAGGGCATCAACTCGGGGCTGACGTTTATCACGGCTTCCGATGAAGTCCTGAATGACCCGCTCAAGCGCAAGGCGTTGAGTGATGTCCTCGGACGTTTTGCCAAGGCTTTCGAATGGGCGCAGGACAATCGCGACGAGTACGCCCGGGTCTTTGCCAAGGTTAACGACATTCCCCTTGAAGTCTCGCAGACCTTGCGCAGTTGGGGCGACGAGTCGCTGGTCCCGGTCGAGGCGCAAGACGTCCAGGCCCTGCAGCAGGTCGACGATTTGTTCGTGGCAAAGAAGATTTTTCCCCATCGAGTCGACGTTAAGGCACTGACGGATGAGCAGGTGTTTTCCCCGACGCCTTTGGCGCTGACGCAATCGGAATCGGCGCGTTAA
- a CDS encoding energy transducer TonB translates to MGNVQSATRALEVFRRPLPGGELLDLGRVFREPLALSRLHTMPKRVSSRREGLLLGVFVLVLHGAVIVWVNQAPAPVLPVVPPEIPPMTIEFSQPAPPVVEPPPPAPIPQPVVEPPPPVEDELAIKPPPPKPTPKPKPVVKPVPKPVAKPVEQPPVAPAPPQPVAAPAPPAPPAPKPVTPPSASAGYLKNPAPEYPSLAMRRGWEGTVLLRVHVLASGKPGEVQLQKSSGRDQLDDAALTAVKRWSFVPAKQGDVAVDGWVSVPIDFKIK, encoded by the coding sequence ATGGGCAATGTTCAGAGCGCCACCCGTGCCCTGGAGGTATTCCGACGCCCACTACCGGGTGGCGAGTTGTTGGATCTTGGCCGGGTGTTCCGCGAGCCTTTGGCATTGTCGCGGTTGCACACCATGCCCAAGCGCGTATCGAGTCGTCGTGAAGGGCTCTTGCTGGGGGTATTCGTCCTGGTGCTGCATGGCGCGGTGATTGTCTGGGTCAACCAGGCGCCCGCGCCGGTATTGCCCGTGGTGCCACCAGAGATTCCGCCGATGACCATCGAATTTTCCCAGCCCGCGCCGCCGGTGGTGGAGCCTCCACCGCCCGCACCGATTCCGCAACCTGTGGTCGAGCCACCGCCGCCGGTCGAGGATGAATTGGCCATCAAGCCACCGCCGCCTAAACCGACTCCCAAACCCAAACCGGTGGTCAAGCCGGTGCCAAAACCCGTGGCCAAGCCGGTGGAGCAGCCACCGGTAGCTCCGGCACCGCCGCAACCGGTCGCGGCCCCGGCGCCTCCCGCACCGCCCGCGCCGAAACCGGTGACGCCACCTTCGGCCAGTGCCGGTTACCTGAAAAATCCGGCGCCGGAATATCCGTCGCTGGCAATGCGTCGCGGCTGGGAAGGTACGGTGTTGTTGCGGGTGCATGTCCTGGCCAGCGGCAAACCCGGTGAGGTCCAGCTCCAGAAAAGCAGCGGCCGCGATCAACTCGACGATGCTGCGCTGACGGCGGTCAAACGCTGGAGTTTTGTTCCGGCCAAGCAGGGGGACGTCGCCGTGGATGGGTGGGTCAGCGTGCCCATTGACTTCAAGATCAAGTAA
- a CDS encoding MotA/TolQ/ExbB proton channel family protein → MNLIASPFESIEHAVIWLLILFSVATWGLALLKGVQFTRLKTQDRKFHKRFWAASSLDSAAELAQSQPGAAARVALAGYAAIQVPEGLQATDLSQSINHQDRLERALRQQIVRERRSLESGLAILASIGSTSPFIGLFGTVWGIMSALKGISAAGSASLETVAGPIGAALVATGVGIAVAVPAVLVYNYFLRRLKLTAADLDDFAHDFYSLAQKNAFRVLLHPVLNKSGATAAGQKVKEAS, encoded by the coding sequence ATGAACCTGATTGCATCGCCTTTTGAATCCATCGAACACGCCGTCATCTGGCTGTTGATCCTTTTTTCCGTCGCGACTTGGGGCCTGGCCTTGCTAAAGGGCGTGCAATTCACTCGCCTCAAGACCCAGGACCGCAAATTCCATAAACGCTTCTGGGCCGCCTCAAGCCTTGATTCCGCCGCCGAACTGGCCCAAAGCCAACCGGGCGCGGCTGCCCGAGTGGCGCTGGCCGGTTATGCTGCGATCCAGGTGCCGGAAGGCCTGCAAGCCACCGACCTGAGCCAGTCGATCAATCACCAAGACCGACTCGAGCGCGCCTTGCGCCAGCAGATCGTGCGGGAACGCCGGTCACTGGAAAGTGGCCTGGCAATCCTGGCGAGCATTGGCAGCACGTCGCCCTTTATCGGTTTGTTCGGCACCGTCTGGGGCATCATGTCGGCCCTCAAGGGTATCAGTGCGGCGGGCTCGGCCAGCCTGGAAACCGTCGCCGGCCCGATCGGTGCCGCCCTGGTCGCCACCGGCGTCGGTATCGCCGTCGCGGTGCCGGCGGTGCTGGTCTACAACTACTTCCTGCGTCGCCTGAAACTGACCGCCGCCGACCTCGACGACTTTGCCCATGACTTCTACAGCCTGGCCCAGAAGAATGCGTTCCGTGTGTTGCTGCACCCGGTATTGAACAAGTCCGGCGCGACCGCTGCCGGACAGAAAGTGAAGGAGGCGTCCTGA
- a CDS encoding biopolymer transporter ExbD: MAFSTQDSDEVLSEINVTPLVDVMLVLLVVFIVTAPLLTNAIPINLPKTESVAPVEQKDPLVVSIDDKGKVFINKDEIQADLLESNLQAAKAKNPDVRVQLQADNGVNYGEVARAMASIERAGISKLSVITAK, translated from the coding sequence ATGGCCTTCTCCACACAAGACAGCGACGAAGTGCTCAGTGAGATCAACGTCACGCCACTGGTGGATGTCATGTTGGTGCTGCTCGTGGTGTTCATCGTCACCGCGCCGCTGCTGACCAACGCCATTCCCATCAACCTGCCAAAGACCGAGTCAGTGGCGCCGGTGGAGCAGAAGGACCCGCTGGTGGTGAGCATCGACGACAAGGGCAAGGTGTTCATCAACAAGGACGAAATCCAGGCGGATCTGCTGGAGTCGAACCTGCAAGCCGCCAAGGCGAAGAACCCTGATGTACGGGTGCAACTGCAGGCGGACAACGGCGTGAATTATGGCGAGGTGGCCCGGGCCATGGCGTCCATCGAGCGGGCGGGGATCAGCAAGTTGTCGGTGATTACGGCGAAATAG